The genomic segment ACCGCCTTGTCGGCGTCGGCATCTTCCATTTCAATGAAACCAAATCCTCTTGAGCGTCCTGTCATCTTATCAGAGATGACATTAGCGGAGAGAACTGATCCTGCTTGAGCGAAAGTATCGCGCAAGCTGTCAGAAGTCGTA from the bacterium genome contains:
- a CDS encoding RNA-binding protein, with translation MAKKLYVGNLSYTTTSDSLRDTFAQAGSVLSANVISDKMTGRSRGFGFIEMEDADADKAVDMFNGKEVEGRTLTVNEARPMAERPPRREFNR